The following are encoded in a window of Rubellicoccus peritrichatus genomic DNA:
- a CDS encoding glucose 1-dehydrogenase: MLEHIPSSGLIGKRALVTAGGQGIGKAIALDLLASGCNVIVHYFSSEVDCDALLSEAKAREDVCCQSLQADLTSRQEARSMVQQAIKILGGLDILVNNAGSIVERRYLEEVDEAIWQKIMTLNLDSALWVTQAAQDALIATGSAAIVNLASLAGRKGGHPGSLAYSTSKGAILTWTRALANELGPKGVRVNAVAPGLILGTSFHANHSTDESIKKTIAGIPLGRAGCPEDVARAVAFLASESNGFITGATIDINGGCYAC, encoded by the coding sequence ATGCTTGAACACATCCCTTCTAGTGGCCTCATAGGCAAACGCGCCCTGGTAACCGCAGGAGGGCAAGGTATCGGCAAAGCGATTGCCCTCGATCTACTGGCCTCCGGTTGCAATGTTATCGTCCATTACTTCTCCAGTGAGGTTGACTGTGACGCACTTCTTAGTGAAGCCAAAGCTCGGGAAGATGTCTGCTGCCAGTCCCTTCAGGCTGATCTGACTTCTCGACAGGAAGCCCGTTCTATGGTCCAACAGGCAATAAAGATTTTAGGTGGACTCGACATTCTGGTAAACAATGCCGGCTCAATCGTTGAGAGGCGCTACCTGGAAGAAGTGGATGAAGCCATTTGGCAAAAGATTATGACCCTGAATCTGGATTCAGCACTATGGGTGACTCAGGCCGCACAAGACGCACTCATCGCTACTGGCTCTGCGGCCATCGTGAACCTAGCTTCACTGGCTGGAAGAAAAGGCGGCCATCCTGGTTCACTTGCCTACTCTACTTCAAAGGGAGCCATCCTGACCTGGACACGTGCATTGGCAAATGAACTTGGTCCCAAGGGCGTTCGTGTCAATGCCGTCGCCCCCGGATTGATCCTTGGAACTTCATTTCATGCAAACCACAGCACAGATGAATCCATTAAAAAGACGATTGCCGGTATTCCTCTTGGCCGTGCAGGTTGTCCCGAGGACGTCGCCCGTGCCGTCGCGTTTCTCGCTTCCGAAAGCAACGGATTCATCACTGGCGCAACCATCGACATCAATGGTGGTTGCTACGCTTGCTAA
- a CDS encoding heparinase II/III domain-containing protein: protein MQPLRYFLTAILFIEMATSAVAIPYDLYSGFAIEEEAVLPEKEIHPSLWFSNNEIDALRQKRTMDAHAKKLWDEIVSSEFLSMSMPAIVSADAGKKAIHKYYGTSSQIAKYNAFMSLMAEDKIEQEHYFERAKEALLRAYDGPIYQFDASKKGGPVDEIYRGTWMQNYASAYDWIQPRLTKSDDLAIRSKLIQEGNHAHNKLHSWSKRPHNHLSKPAWGMGSLALALSDEPNASQWLKKAIAAANRNTRYFFSEDGIYREGSQYYIFSLINFLPFLVHYKNVSGVDEFATFQPAFEWPLLIRNSKGWMPNIEDSYIRPYPSQLVAPYYKDTPTKLHTSASLANVLQWNFVETDYDAFDKAESTSGFNYTGASWDYPLALNEYIAYDPAIEPIAPDIKPSIFMKSGQTVFRDDWNSNSEDQRWLLFHGVATADNHDHYDHLSILLQAKDQMMLSDSGYSRKSYGEKIRKSWYLTPQAHNTVTVNGKAPSDASQDVTPISRNQLVTDGIAFQEKQATYDEGGTLTRGIAFVDDDFFIVVDTITLPASAKIAQYFHGGRGSLNSDGECYQWTYNKDDYGSAAKLNLWSLNEEAHIETLHNEVSYIKGDYDIFPYIKISQEAQKAVFLTLLLPQGINERPHQVRSTNGNSKNQSAIIQVSKNISWLVFAQTTSTQTEIDGFSTDADLLIASIQDGKVLQWMARNATNLSYEGLTILNEKMPITSAASASDTDWEIVIAQNPGQ from the coding sequence ATGCAACCTTTAAGATACTTTTTAACCGCCATACTATTTATTGAAATGGCGACTTCGGCTGTCGCGATCCCCTATGATCTCTATTCAGGTTTTGCCATAGAGGAAGAAGCTGTTCTTCCGGAGAAAGAAATACACCCGTCCCTTTGGTTCTCAAACAACGAAATCGATGCATTGCGCCAAAAGCGTACAATGGATGCACACGCAAAAAAACTCTGGGATGAAATTGTCAGTAGCGAATTCCTAAGCATGAGTATGCCCGCAATTGTTTCAGCTGATGCGGGCAAAAAAGCAATTCATAAGTACTACGGCACCAGCTCTCAGATTGCCAAATACAATGCTTTTATGTCGTTAATGGCCGAAGACAAAATCGAACAAGAACACTACTTTGAGCGAGCAAAAGAAGCATTACTTCGTGCTTATGACGGACCAATTTACCAATTTGATGCCAGCAAAAAGGGGGGACCAGTAGACGAAATCTATCGTGGAACCTGGATGCAAAACTATGCCTCAGCTTACGACTGGATTCAGCCCCGATTAACGAAAAGTGATGATCTCGCGATTCGCTCTAAATTAATTCAGGAAGGTAATCATGCTCATAATAAACTCCATAGTTGGAGTAAGCGGCCTCACAATCATCTGTCCAAACCAGCTTGGGGCATGGGCTCTTTGGCTCTTGCATTAAGCGATGAGCCCAATGCCAGTCAATGGTTGAAAAAAGCTATCGCTGCAGCTAATCGTAATACACGCTACTTCTTTAGCGAAGACGGTATTTATCGAGAAGGATCCCAATACTATATATTCTCATTAATTAATTTTCTCCCTTTTCTCGTTCACTACAAAAATGTGTCAGGTGTTGACGAATTTGCGACATTTCAGCCTGCCTTTGAATGGCCTCTATTAATAAGAAACAGTAAAGGCTGGATGCCAAACATTGAAGACTCTTACATCCGGCCATATCCCTCACAATTAGTTGCACCCTACTACAAAGATACACCGACCAAACTGCATACTAGTGCCTCCCTTGCCAATGTCCTGCAATGGAACTTTGTCGAAACGGACTATGATGCTTTTGACAAGGCCGAAAGCACAAGTGGATTTAATTACACTGGAGCATCATGGGACTATCCTTTGGCTTTGAATGAATACATAGCCTATGATCCTGCGATTGAACCGATAGCACCGGACATAAAACCATCCATATTCATGAAATCCGGTCAAACCGTATTCAGGGATGACTGGAATTCCAATAGCGAGGATCAACGCTGGCTTCTTTTTCACGGCGTCGCCACAGCAGATAATCATGACCACTATGACCATCTTAGCATCCTACTGCAAGCTAAGGACCAAATGATGCTAAGCGACAGTGGCTACTCTCGTAAAAGCTATGGCGAAAAAATTCGCAAAAGCTGGTATCTCACACCGCAAGCCCACAATACTGTTACCGTAAACGGCAAGGCACCAAGCGACGCATCGCAAGATGTCACACCGATTTCCAGAAATCAGTTAGTTACCGATGGTATCGCCTTCCAAGAGAAACAAGCAACTTATGATGAAGGAGGTACATTGACCCGTGGCATCGCATTTGTGGATGACGATTTCTTTATTGTAGTGGATACCATCACTCTTCCTGCCTCAGCTAAAATAGCACAGTACTTTCATGGAGGCCGTGGCTCCCTCAATTCAGACGGGGAGTGCTACCAATGGACTTACAATAAAGACGATTATGGTTCCGCCGCGAAACTTAATCTTTGGTCACTTAATGAAGAGGCACACATCGAAACACTTCATAATGAAGTTAGCTATATCAAAGGCGACTATGACATATTTCCTTACATTAAGATCAGCCAGGAAGCTCAAAAAGCCGTCTTTCTTACCCTACTCCTCCCACAAGGAATTAATGAAAGGCCCCATCAGGTTAGGAGCACTAACGGGAACAGTAAGAACCAATCTGCAATTATTCAGGTTTCGAAGAATATATCCTGGCTCGTATTTGCACAAACCACATCTACACAGACTGAGATAGATGGTTTCTCAACTGATGCAGACCTATTGATCGCATCCATTCAAGATGGCAAGGTCCTTCAGTGGATGGCTAGAAATGCGACCAATCTATCTTACGAAGGCTTAACAATTTTAAACGAGAAAATGCCCATAACATCAGCCGCTAGTGCCTCTGATACAGACTGGGAAATCGTTATAGCCCAAAATCCAGGCCAGTAA
- a CDS encoding ArsR/SmtB family transcription factor encodes MNEAKGAQFGKALGDVTRQRILRYCCCSRKSVGEIAENVQVTQPTASHHLAILEEAGLTRRFQEGKMVYYEVNQEAIVNCCGQLLLRIAPDQKEAHQICNCCS; translated from the coding sequence ATGAATGAAGCAAAAGGTGCACAATTCGGAAAAGCGCTTGGCGATGTAACACGCCAACGGATCCTTAGGTATTGTTGTTGCTCCAGAAAGTCGGTTGGTGAAATTGCCGAGAATGTCCAAGTAACTCAACCCACAGCCAGTCACCATCTAGCTATTCTTGAGGAAGCTGGACTCACTCGGCGCTTTCAAGAAGGGAAAATGGTCTATTACGAAGTGAACCAGGAAGCCATAGTCAATTGCTGCGGTCAATTGTTACTAAGGATCGCACCAGACCAAAAGGAAGCACATCAAATTTGCAACTGCTGCAGCTAA
- a CDS encoding DUF7594 domain-containing protein produces MNTTSYANIIRLAKLAFFALFLGPVITLQADTLALAKSAFVKSGFDADNNFGSESTLAVAARGTSYNRKAYLQIDLTNLTASQTWFSASSLELTAYTAPLIGPATGSVTFHVYGVVDADMAWNESTITWNNAPNNDIASAGGVNPAGTVLIDSFTIDTASITANQTFSISGELDNYLNWATGKLGDYYGTRETTAAGNLATLIITSTGGNNDPGVRFYSDDTSYPPSLSYTVGVPALSAPVLNKPTNDAAGYERFPAFTWSPTTGASRYEIQVSNSAGFFIVVDQDVVELTRYVPLEALWPSTRHWRVRALGDNGESSPWSAVFRYHLSEPTNQWTVTPTANWADTVKNLIDNATGPIKIVFEPGDYTYTPTTKNDVYPIRITGKEDVILDGQGAVVKIQPSTVSGGHVIPGFANISNSKRITLRRFTLDYDPVPQFVGIVESLSQFGNFTHVVLDKAAGYPDLDSDIMREHWDFASVLDQHWQSRVESVQGRLKPDADIVWSLDKNSVTSLGSGRYQVTVTHPAYNQVIEQLALGDPLVLFARKWHEDSPVGSITSTYRSDDVALEGLTVHAAPAGHFQFHESPGGKVLNCQLVPKAGRWLAGNADGVHCFGGAIGPWIENCEFEAIGDDGIALYNKGLFAMEVLSTTSIRIWPNNMHLANGDRFRIFHALRGEMATTVYTLTSEPLKYPTSGLAEYYDLTFSPPLVGTLETSYTTDETKHLNDQLFSISERNASFMIRDNRFAAIRRYGCAVKSAKGALVGNRFEGVSSSAVAMINEANYWANGPYCYDVLVANNILSDCGYDKTARYMAGIHLESWKPDPTNMWGHLISEYLPHGLVMIRDNVIDSWEHEAVLLGNAYTSQVTGNIIGPVRSPALLPGVTNQGIVLWNTHGAIVSGNNLLDSGLSTAMALEIPPSANTSATVENNQLP; encoded by the coding sequence CATACGCTAACATCATCAGGCTTGCAAAACTGGCCTTTTTTGCCTTGTTCCTCGGCCCCGTCATCACTTTGCAGGCGGATACCTTAGCGCTTGCAAAAAGCGCATTTGTTAAAAGTGGCTTCGACGCGGATAATAACTTCGGAAGCGAATCTACCCTGGCGGTAGCCGCACGCGGCACTTCCTATAATCGAAAGGCCTACTTGCAGATTGACCTGACGAATCTCACGGCATCGCAGACTTGGTTCTCCGCATCATCTCTGGAATTAACTGCTTATACTGCTCCGCTGATTGGACCAGCCACCGGCAGCGTGACTTTCCATGTTTATGGCGTGGTGGACGCAGACATGGCATGGAATGAATCCACGATTACTTGGAACAACGCACCGAATAATGACATTGCAAGTGCCGGAGGGGTGAATCCCGCAGGCACGGTGCTGATCGATTCATTTACGATCGATACCGCCTCTATTACCGCCAATCAGACATTCTCTATTAGCGGCGAGCTTGATAATTATCTCAACTGGGCGACTGGTAAGCTTGGTGATTATTATGGAACGAGAGAGACCACTGCAGCGGGCAATCTGGCTACCTTGATTATAACCTCGACGGGTGGAAACAACGATCCTGGCGTTCGCTTTTATTCTGACGACACGAGTTATCCTCCTTCTCTGAGTTACACCGTTGGCGTACCCGCACTTTCAGCGCCAGTGTTAAACAAACCAACGAATGACGCTGCAGGTTACGAGCGTTTTCCAGCTTTCACCTGGTCGCCGACCACGGGAGCGTCGCGTTATGAAATTCAGGTTTCCAACAGCGCCGGCTTTTTCATTGTTGTGGATCAGGATGTCGTTGAACTGACTCGTTATGTTCCTTTGGAAGCGCTATGGCCGTCGACTCGCCATTGGCGAGTGCGCGCATTAGGAGATAATGGCGAGAGCAGCCCGTGGTCGGCCGTTTTTCGCTACCACTTGAGCGAGCCGACCAACCAGTGGACAGTTACGCCGACTGCGAATTGGGCAGACACGGTCAAGAATTTGATCGATAACGCTACTGGGCCAATCAAGATTGTTTTTGAACCCGGAGATTATACCTATACACCGACCACCAAGAATGATGTGTATCCTATTCGAATCACAGGTAAGGAAGATGTTATTCTGGATGGGCAAGGAGCGGTAGTGAAAATCCAGCCTTCCACGGTGTCGGGTGGACACGTGATTCCTGGTTTTGCCAATATTTCAAACAGCAAACGCATTACTCTTCGACGGTTCACACTGGATTACGATCCCGTGCCACAATTTGTGGGAATAGTTGAAAGTTTGTCGCAATTTGGAAACTTCACTCATGTTGTTCTGGACAAGGCTGCCGGCTATCCGGATTTGGATAGTGATATTATGCGGGAGCACTGGGATTTTGCGTCTGTGTTGGATCAGCATTGGCAGTCTCGGGTAGAGTCGGTGCAGGGGAGGTTGAAACCAGATGCAGATATTGTCTGGTCCCTGGATAAGAACTCAGTAACGTCGTTAGGCAGTGGTCGCTATCAAGTGACGGTTACCCACCCGGCCTATAACCAGGTGATCGAGCAACTGGCCTTGGGGGACCCGCTCGTCTTGTTTGCGCGCAAATGGCATGAAGACTCGCCAGTGGGGTCGATCACTTCCACTTATCGGTCTGATGATGTTGCACTTGAGGGACTAACGGTTCATGCCGCGCCAGCGGGGCATTTTCAGTTCCATGAATCTCCAGGTGGTAAGGTGCTGAATTGTCAACTAGTCCCGAAGGCGGGACGATGGTTGGCAGGCAATGCGGACGGAGTACATTGCTTTGGTGGTGCGATTGGGCCCTGGATCGAGAACTGTGAGTTCGAGGCGATTGGAGATGACGGGATTGCTTTGTATAATAAAGGTTTGTTTGCCATGGAGGTGCTTTCGACAACGAGTATTCGGATTTGGCCAAACAATATGCATCTGGCGAATGGCGACCGATTCCGTATCTTTCATGCATTGAGAGGGGAGATGGCAACCACTGTCTACACATTGACCAGTGAGCCATTGAAATATCCTACCTCCGGTCTTGCAGAGTACTATGACTTGACCTTCAGTCCTCCATTGGTCGGAACGTTGGAGACTAGTTATACTACTGACGAGACCAAGCATCTCAACGATCAGCTTTTTAGCATCAGCGAGCGGAACGCTTCGTTTATGATTCGAGACAACCGGTTTGCAGCAATCAGAAGGTACGGGTGCGCCGTTAAGTCGGCCAAAGGCGCTTTGGTGGGCAATCGTTTTGAAGGCGTTTCTTCATCGGCTGTCGCCATGATCAACGAGGCGAATTACTGGGCGAATGGCCCTTATTGTTACGACGTGCTGGTGGCCAATAACATTTTGAGCGACTGCGGATACGACAAGACAGCGCGATATATGGCTGGCATTCATCTGGAATCATGGAAACCCGACCCAACTAACATGTGGGGACATCTGATCTCAGAATATCTTCCCCATGGGCTCGTGATGATCCGGGATAACGTGATCGACTCCTGGGAGCACGAAGCCGTTCTTTTGGGCAATGCTTACACCAGCCAGGTGACGGGGAACATCATTGGTCCGGTTCGCAGCCCCGCACTGCTGCCTGGAGTAACAAACCAGGGAATTGTCCTTTGGAATACTCATGGGGCTATAGTCAGCGGTAACAATTTACTCGATTCCGGCTTGTCCACAGCCATGGCGTTGGAGATTCCACCAAGCGCAAATACCTCGGCCACCGTGGAAAACAACCAGCTACCTTGA